The window ACCACAAGGACAAGTcgtgccttatcaaaggcaacATGTCTATAATCAGTAGCACCAGCAACAGTTGGCctaccaaccacctcatcaacaaCAGGATAGCAACATGACAAAAATCAGAGGcatgctgcaacaactcattgggacaaatggtaagatgcaagaaaagttagcagcacatgattcagcaatcaaaggcattgaaactcaaTTGGAACAACTGTCTATGGCCTTGAAAAATTGCCCACAAGGAACATTGCCTGCAGATACAAATATTAACCCAAAGGAACAGAACCCAAATCAGATAATGGCAGTGAGTCTCAGGAATGGAAGAGATTTAGACAGAGAGCAAGAAGTTGCTCAATCTAGGAGAGAGACTATGCCAACTACTCCAGTTACATTAGAGGCAGATGAGTAGAGCTCACCGAGGTTGTAATTGAACAAGCACAGGTTGACAAGGGTAAGGAGAAGGAAGGTGAAAAACTCTCAGAACAGGTGGTAGAATaagcttccaacaaagaaaagacaCCAAGCAGTAGGCAGGGGTTGATTCCTGCACCATTCCCTCAGAGATTGGCaaagcaaaagaaagatgatcaatacaggaaattcatggaaattcttcaacaaattcaattgaatattccactgatggatgctttgagggaaatgTCAGGTTATGCAAAAATAATGAAGGATCTGATTTCGCAGACTTGTAGCGCGGTAGTGACAAGACCTATGGCTCAAAAAGTGTCTGATCCAGGTAGTTTCACTATCCCATGCACCATTGggagttatgcttttgctaaagcattgtgtgacttgggaGCCAGTATAAAATTGATGCCCTTGGCAATCTATACAAAACTGGGCATTGACAGAGCTAGACCGACCTCAATGTTATTGCAACTGGCTGATCGCAAAGTCAAAAGACCATCAGGAATTCTTGATGATGTGCTTGTTCAAGTGGGGAAGTTTGTATTCCCTGCAGACTTCGTTATTCTTGACTGTCAAGTGGATGAAGAGATACCCATCATTCTAGGAAGTCCGTTCTTAGCCACTGGGAGAGCATTGATTGattgtgagactggagagttaaaaatgaggttgaacaatgaagaaataatattcaacgttCAACAATCCGTGAGGAGACCCAGCGAATTTACAGATTGCTCGCTAGTGAAGGCCGTGGATGTGATACTGCAAGAGGAGGATGAGACCCTTAATGTCAAGGATCCGCTAGAAgcttgtttgatgaatttggaagagatggatGGTGAATGGCTGGCAGAGTGGGTCATGGCTCTCGAGGGTCAAGGGTTCTGGAAAAGGGAACCTCAGTTCGAGCCCCTACGCTTAGAAGAAAGAGCAACACCACCTGCAAAACCATCAATAGAtgagccaccacagttggaccTGAAACCACTTTCAGCTCACCTCAGGTACGTTTTCTTAGGGCCTAATTCTACTTTGcctgttattatatcatctggtttGCTAGTTGTGCAAGCAGAGCAACTCTTGCAGGTGTTATAAGAATGTAAGACTGCCATTGGTTGGACCATGGAAGACATAAAGGGTATCAGCCCAGCCTTTTGTATGCACAAGATTCTCTTGGAagaggggcacaaaccttccaaaGAGCATCAATGACGGCTGATCCCGAATAtgaaagaggtggtgaagaaggaagtgatcaagtggtagGATGCCggtatcatcttccccatctctaATAGTAACTGGGTTAGCCCTGTTCAGTGTGTGCCGAAAAAGGGAGGAATGACGGTCGTACAAAATGAGAATAACgagttgatctcgactcgtaTAGTCACGGGGGTGGAGGATTTGCACGGACTATTGGAAATTGAACACATCCACCCAGAAGGACCATTTCCCCTTGCCTTTCATTGACAAAATGTTGGACAAGTTAGCTGGGCGGTCTCAGTTCTGTTTCTTGGATGGATATTTGGGGTATAACCAGATCTCAATATCCCCTAAAGACAGAGATAAAACATCCTTCACTTGTTcgtatggcatctttgcctttcggagaattccttttggactttgcaatgcgCCCGGCTACATTCCAACGGtgcatgttagccattttcactgatatggttgaagacattatggaggtgtttatggatgatttctacgtggtgggggattcattcgaagattgtcttcacaatttaagaagagtgctCAAAAGATATGGAGACAAATTTGGTGCTGAATTGGGAAAAACGCCATTTTATGGTTCAAAAAGGAATAGTtttggggcatcgagtgtccagtaagggaattgaggtcgaccatgctaaggttgatATGATTGAGAAATTTCCAGTGCCCACTTTGGTCAAGGAagtgagaagtttccttgggcacgccggGTTCTACAGGCGATTCATAAAAGAGTTTTCCAAGATTGCTAACCCTTATgtaaacttcttgaaaaggatcagccctttgtgttttctaatgattgcaagttggcatttgaggagctgaagaagagactGGTAACTGCACCCATCATtgttgcacccaactgggagcaaccattcGAGTTGATGTGCGACACTAGTGATTATACTATAGGAGCAGTCTTGGGGCAGCGAAAAGACAAGATGatgcacccaatttactatgcaaaCAGGACGCTCagcggtgcacaactcaattacaCCGTGACGGAAAAAGAAATATTGGCTATAGTGTTTGCCTTCGACAAATTTAGGTCGTACTTAATTGGTTCAAAAGTTAatatttatactgaccatgcagcaattaggtacttgatagcaaagaaggagtcaaagccacgcttaatccgctgggttcttttgctacaagaattcgatCTGGAAATCCGTAACAGAAAAGTGACAgacaatcaagtggcagaccacctctCAAGGTTGGAGGGAGCTGAAAAGAAGATGGAGGTTGAAGATATAACAAAGACATTCCCGGAGGAATAGTTACTCGCTGTGACAATGGAGGAGATGCCATGGTATGCCgatattgctaactatttagcaagcggtattgtaccttatgaactctcttcaatttaaaagaaaaagttctttctcGATTGTCGatcttattattgggatgaacctctACTTTTTAGAATATGTGTAGATGACATGATCCGGAGGCgtatccccgagaaagatcaaccttctgttttgcaggcttgccatgcttcaccatatggtggacacTTTGGAGGAATTCGAATAGCAGCAAAAGTGTGGAATCAGGGTTGTATTGGCCAACTCTATTCAAGGATGCCTATGTTTGGGTAAAACGTTACGATGAGTGCCAAAGGACATGCAACATATCTTGACGTCATGAGATGTCGATGAccacaattcaagaggtggaggtTTTTGAGGTGTGGGGGATTGACTTTATGGGGCCTTTTGTCAGCTCGTATGGTAACAAATACATATTGGTAGCAGTTGACTATGTCTCCAAATAGGTCGAAGCGGTGGCTCTCCCAACCAATGATGCAAAAGGGGTGACAGGCTTGCTAAAGAAAAACATCTTCGCATGTTTTGGCACCCCGAGAGCTATAATCAGTTATggtggaacccatttttgcaatagagcATTCGCACGACTGTTGGAAATGTATGGAGTTCTCCATAAGGTAGCGACACCTTACCACCCACAGACGAGCGGACAAGTTGAAGTGTCTAATAGGGAAATCAAAAGTGTCCTGACCAAGACAGTGAATGTGACAAGGTCTGATTGGGAAAAtaagctggatgatgcattatagGCGTACCGCACAAcattcaaaactccaattggtatgtcaccatacaagttggtatttggaaaagcATGCCATATTCCGGTAGAGCTTGAACATAAAGCCCTTTGAGCACTGCGGCATTTAAATTTGGATATGGAGACCGTAGGCACCAACAGAGTCACTGAGTTACATGAACTCGAGGAATTCAGGTTCCATGCATTTGAGAATGCAAGATTGTATAAAGAAAGGATGAAAATGATACATGAGAAGCACATTCTAGATAGGAACTTCAAACCCAgagatctagtgttgttataAAACTCGAGATTGAGATTGTTTCCGGGTAAGTTGAAGTCACGATGGTCAGGACCCTTCAGAGTGGTGCAAATGTTCTCAAGTGGAGCTATAGAAATTGAATCCGAATATGGGACAAATAAGTTCATAGTTAATGagcaaaggttgaaacattaccttggaatGGTCGAAGAAAAGGGGGATAGAGTGATTATATCTTTGGAAGAGCCCCAATACGCGAGCGAAGAGTAGTAGTGAAAGCCTGCGTCATGCTGccacgttaaatcaggcgcttcctgGGAGGAAACCAATGGTTTGTTGTAAatcgtcatgccgcgacgttaactcaggcgctttttgggaggcaacccattatttttctttactcttattttttataattgattTTGAACGACATTGACCTATCTGCTAATGTGCAAGGATAAAATTATGCACATCGGAAGGATTCGGAGGACGAAATTAACCCGGAGATAGGTAAAAGTGCAAAAAGAAAAAATTTTGCTGGAGATCGATATCTGCGGCCGCGGATTTTGCACAGTCCACTGCCTCCCCGTCCGCTCCCGCGGACTTGACCACGGATTGGGGCGCGGATTTCGTCCCCCTCACTGTTCCTCATCCGCGGCCACGGATTAGGCGGTACCTGGTTCAAaattggttattattttttttgtttttctttcttttctcttcttttcttttctttcctattAAGTAGTTTTTtacttaaccccccccccccccacaagctAATTTtttcttccccccccccccaacaaaaCCTAAAACCCTTCCCCCTTCCCCTAAAACACACgctccctctccctctccctctccctcaaAATTTCTCTCATCAACAAAAATTCTTTTCCTTCCTCCTCTTCTACACTCAATCAATCCCCAATCTCTGTTCCTCCCAAGATCTCCAAGTAAGTAACATGATTCTATTCCTCTTTCTTAgtatttatttcctttttttttcagttttttatttttcccattcttttcctttgctattGTATGTGTAGGATAGTAGAATCATGGGTACTCTTGTCTTGGTTTAGGATTGTAGTATATATGTGGCATGTGAGGCTAACAGATTTGGTTGAATTGGGGGAAACATTGTTGAGTTTGTGAGGAATGGAAGTTTAATTAGGGCTTTGGGTAACTGGGGGGTATATGCACCTTAAGTGTTTGTTGAATTACAACAATGAGTTTGAATGTAAGTTGTGACCAATTGTgcgagtgaagtctgagtaaccgccaTTGGTTCCCATATTCCGTCGATTACTGATAGTAGTGTTTGTTGTGTAGGCACCATGAGACCTTCAAAGAAGAGACACACCACCGAAGCCTCGTCAAGTGGTCATGGAGGTTCATCCCAGGCACGGGCACCGGCTAGTGCAACTCAGTTTGATCGTACCAGGTTTGCCCCCAGAGCTGCCCAAGACCATTTCAGTTTGAAGGCCACTAAAAAACCTGTACCGAAAAGGGGTATTAACAGGGCGTCCCTCCAGGATGAGTGTCCTAATATGTATCGGGAGTTGATCAGGCGCAGGTTGGACAACTTTTTTGAAGAGCTGGAGGAGGGTAACTTGATGCTtgtccgggagttctatgccaactgcCACGAACATGAGGATAGAATATGCATTGTGCGACACACGAGGGTGGATGACTCGATAGAAGCCATCAGGAGAATGTACCGATTGCGTGTATTCAATAGGGAGGAGGATTTCTATGATACTTATAAGCGAGAACCCATCACATGGAATAAGTTTTTCAGAACTATCTATGCACTAGATAAAgaggtagtgtgggttgtgtcGGGATCGAAGCTACAATCTGcctcactcacttttgaaggaaaGTGTTGGTTGTACATCATCAACATTCACTTGATGCCGTCCCACAATACCATGGAGGTAAATAGTCCGAGAGCTACCTTGATCTGGTGCTTCGTGAATGGCCATGATTTTGATGTGGCCCAGGTTATTCAGTATGAGATGTTCGTCCGTTCACCACAgaagaggtatgggttctttttcGCCTCTCTAGTCACTAGATTGTGCCGAGCAGCAAGGGTGCCTGAGAACCCAAATGCGGATGGCCTGGTGAAGAAAGAAGCAAAGTTTCGGGCAGACAAAGTGACCATCGGGAAAGACCCGGTGGCACCTGGGGTAACTCATAGTGACGATTCTGATGCGCCAGAGGAGGGCGATGAAGGGAAGGAGGAGGTTGAACCTGCCTAACCCCCACAGGAACAAGCTGCAGCGGTTGAAGGACCATCCCAGGTCAGACGGAGTACACGGATGACAGCCTTAGAACAGGATATGGCAGGGCTGCATACTTCCATCACGGAATTGGGGACTAGAGTTGATGCCTTGGCCACCCAAAATGCGAAGTCAAAGAAGAAAATCATGGGCTGGCTGCGTGCGCTGGGGAGGGCGTGCCATCTTGACCATAGCACTGTCTCCGATCAAGACTGATCCACCAGGGAAGTACCTTTACCTCGCATTACTTTATTTTGTatgacatggggacatgccatctttttaagtgtggggtgggggatactttGTTGTATATTGTATGTAGAATAGTTTCGTAGTTTATTTACATAAATCATTTGCGACTTGTGCCGACGATGGATAtgattcgacgggtttcttgagggactaaagtcgaaagaaagaaaaaaaatttgttaaaagtaaaaaatggtgCGGTGAACgtggattttcttttgtagtagtgtatcaattcccccttggtttttctttaaaccacgattcttttccaagggtttcatTTGAACctggtgtagttagtttttattttttagttaggAACTTATGGGCTATGGGTAGGATTAGAATAGGATCTCTTAACTTCGTAATGCCTTGAATATAGCGGGTActtagtgtgacgcttaggctcatttgTTGACTCTTGTAAGAATACCTTAAACTGTATGTTCTTAATTTGGCTTAAGTACTCTAATCTAAGTGTTTGATGATCCGATCTGGAGTGCGTCATGTGCCATATGTGTGTGAGGCTTGTTGTGTTCTGTGCACGACATTTGatgcctagaacttgccctgtgtatctgcaaagcgaaatagtagtcttgtttagTTTGGGAAgtaatataggcatttctttgttgaaccatatatatacatattccacccacctaattgttatgtatcgtagttaaccccgttgagcctgtaatcctgtttccttggcaaccacattacaagccttagcccttgtttgaattgaccatctttttGAACCCTTTACCTCTCGTAAGCACTTGAATTACTATGAATCTATAAAGgataaagtgtggggtagttggtggggcttttgagtggaactagggaAATCAGGAGAAAGTTGCACCttgttgaaaaaaaaataaaaaatatgtagCATGTGTTAATAGTGTATCATGTTGATTAGTAATATTCTATGGtggcttttaaggtgattgtgctcAAAGAAGTGTGGGGTAATTTATGTGGTGTTGAAGGTGGAAATTTTTGTTTAACTAAGTGTGGGCTTGAttataaaatatatgtattaaagtgcttgggGAGTTGTAGTCActattatatccaaatatatcctacccgacctgcagcctacattacagcCAAATAAGTCCTACCTAATCCTAGACTGAAGAATcccaattagtagagtagtacactacgggcaagcctatggagcGTTTTCTGTGGCACAAGAATATCATTTCTCAGGGTGAGTGAATTCTGTTTATTTTGAAGTTTCTCAGTGTACGTGAATTTTATTGATTGTGGAATGAGTCTCTTTTGTAGTGAGCAGGCACTTGATTCGCGAAGGAGAGGTAAGTCTGGACCTCTGAATAGAGTAAGTAAGCAGGTTAGGAATATTGCGTGGCTCGCGGGAGTCTACTCTTGATGTGTAGATGTTACACTAATGTATACTCAAActatgtgaaatattcttggtgtggcGAGTTAGGGAAGTTGCTCAGTGAAGTTAGGCCTCTGTAGAGTGTGGTTTGATTACTCGGGGACGAGCAATGatttaagtatggggtgttgatagtaggctatatttatgcaatttagacactatcTATACT is drawn from Nicotiana tomentosiformis chromosome 12, ASM39032v3, whole genome shotgun sequence and contains these coding sequences:
- the LOC104117569 gene encoding uncharacterized protein — translated: MEILQQIQLNIPLMDALREMSGYAKIMKDLISQTCSAVVTRPMAQKVSDPGSFTIPCTIGSYAFAKALCDLGASIKLMPLAIYTKLGIDRARPTSMLLQLADRKVKRPSGILDDVLVQVGKFVFPADFVILDCQVDEEIPIILGSPFLATGRALIDCETGELKMRLNNEEIIFNVQQSVRRPSEFTDCSLVKAVDVILQEEDETLNVKDPLEACLMNLEEMDGEWLAEWVMALEGQGFWKREPQFEPLRLEERATPPAKPSIDEPPQLDLKPLSAHLRYVFLGPNSTLPVIISSGLLVVQAEQLLQVL